Below is a window of Gammaproteobacteria bacterium DNA.
CTGATGAACAGTCCCCAGTCCCAGATATTGCGCCAGGTGGGCGAGGCGACCTTGCTGCGGTACTCGAAGCCCACCGGCCGGATGATCATGGTCCACAGCAGGAGCAGCATGACCACGTACAGCCCCGAGAAGGCGGTGGCGTAGATCGTGGGCCAGGCGGCGAAAATCGCACCGCCGCCCAGGATGAACCACACCTGGTTGCCGTCCCAGTGCGGGCCGATGATGTTGAGCGCCACGCGGCGTTCGGTGTCGGTGCGGCCGACGTAGCGCAGGATGGTGCCCACGCCCATGTCCATGCCCACCATGATGGCCAGCCCCATGAGCAGCACGCCCAGCAGGAGCCACCAAAGCACTTTCAGTGCAACGTAAAGTTCCATGATTTACTCCTCGTTGGATTTCATGACCGGACGGGCAAACACCGGCTGAGCGGCACCGCCACCCGAGGGGGCATGATCATGCGGCTCCGGACCCTTGCGGATGTTTTTCACCATCAGGTACATCTCGACGGCGATGAAGGTCGCGTAGAGCAGCGTGAAGCCGGTCAGCGAAAAGATCATGTAGCCCTCGGAGTGGGTGGAGGCCGATATCCAGGTGGGCAGCTTTTCGTAAACTGTCCACGGCTGCCGGCCCAGCTCCGCTGTCAACCAGCCGAACTCGGCGGCGAGGAATGGCACCGGGATCATCCACGGCGAGATCTTGAGCATGAAGTTCTGCATCATGCACTGGCCGCGCAGCGAGTAGGTGGCCATGGCCACGAGGTAGATCAACATCAGGAACGCGAAGGCGACCATGAGCCGGAAGGACCAGAACACGGCCCACACCGGTGGAATGGCGTCACGCGCGGCCTTCTCGATCTGCGCCTGGGTGGCCTGCGTGACATCCGGTGCATAGCGCATCAGCAACATGGCGTAGCCCAAATCCTGCTTGTGGGCGTCGAACTGTGCCTTTGCCTGGGCGCTGTTCGGGTCCTCCTGCAGCTGCTTGAGCGCCGTCAGAGCGGGAATGCCGTTCTGGATGCGTTCGGCGGCCTGTGCTTCCAGTTCCTTGATGCCGGGCAGTTCCTTGTCCAGCGAGTGGGTGATCAGGATGCCGGCCAGTCCGGGGATCTCGATCAGCGGGCCCACGTTGCGCTGCTCCTTGTCGGAGGGGAATGCGATCAGCTTGAGCGGGGCGGGGGCCTTCTCGGTCTGCCACATGCCTTCCATCGCGGCCAGCTTGGTCGGCTGGGCGCTGCCGGCGACGAAGCCCAGCGCGTCGCCCAGGGTGATGACGCCGATCACGGAAAACACCCCGAACAGGGCGCCCATGCGCAGCGAGCGGCGGGCCAGTTCGACATGACGACGCTTGCTCAGATACCAGGCGCTGATCGCCACCACGAACACCGAGGCGGTGACGTAGCCGGCAATCGAGGTATGCACGAACTTGGACTGCGCGTCATGGCTGAACATCAGGTCGAAGAAGCTGGACAGCTCCATGCGCTGAGTGACGGGGTTGAAGAACGCACCCTGCGGGTCCTGCATGAAGCCGTTCGCGATCAGGATCCAGAGGGCGGAGAGGTTCGAGCCCAGTGCCACCAGGAAGGTCACTGCCAGATGGGCCGACTTGCTCATACGGTCCCAGCCGAACAGCATCAGACCCACGAAGGTCGACTCCATGAAGAAGGCCATCAGGCCCTCCACGGCGAGCGGGGCGCCGAAGATGTCGCCGACGTAGTGGGAATAGAAGGACCAGTTGGTGCCGAACTCGAATTCCATGGTCAGGCCGGTCGCCACGCCGAGGGCGAAATTGATGGCGAACAGCTTGCCCCAGAACTGGGTCATGTCCTTGTAGATCTGCTTGCCGGTGGTGACGTACACCGTCTCCATGGCGGCGAGGATGAAGCTCAGACCCAGGGTTAGCGGCACGAACAGGAAGTGGTACAAGGCCGTTGCGGCGAACTGCCAGCGTGACAGCTCTACAACGGTATCAGTGGGGACGATCATGCATGCACTCCTCTCTTTCGGGTTAGTGGTTCTTGGCACTACCACCTGTGCGAGCCCGCTGGAACGCCTGAGCCGGGTCCGCACAGTTGCTGCAGCACGCAATCCTTGCGTCTTCAGCGTTTCCCGGAGAGTTGCCGACTCCGGGGCAGGCACATCGGGTGCCTGCGGTTACGGTGCGGCTCGTCCTTGAGCTGCACGCAACGTTCAGACCTTCCCGCCCCTGTCGGCAGCCATGAATATTAGGGGGTTCTAATATTCATGGCTGCAATAACCCTGTTTTGAGCAGGGGTGGAGCTGCAATACCGAATGCGACAGCGGATGCGGTCGAATGTTGCAGATGCAGAGGGAGTATTGATTCCTCGCAATTCACGCGCATTGATGTAAATCAACAAAAGGATTCAGCTTCGTTTCAGGAGGACGTACACGGCGCCGGTTCCGCCGTCCACGGGACGGGCGGAGGTGAAGGCCAGCACGTCTTCGCGCTGGCGCAGCCACTTGTTCACGCGGGCCTTCAGTACGGGGCCGCGCTGGTCGGAGCGCAGGCCCTTGCCGTGGATGATGCGTACGTGACGCAGCCGCTGGGCACGGGCGTCGAGCAGGAATTCCACCAGGATGCGGCGGGCCTCGTCGGCGGTGAGGCCGTGCAGGTCGAGCTCGGCCTCGAGGCGGAACTGCCCCTGGCGCAGTTTGCGGTAGACCGAATGCTGGATCCCGGGACGGCAGAAGTGGAGCTCGTCCCCGGGCTGGATGTCGAGTTCCTCGTAGCCGTCGGACATCATGTCCACCAGGACCTGTTGGTCGTCGCGGCGGCGCATTTCCGGGACGGGGGCGGGCCGCGGGCGGTCGTCCGCGGGGGCGAGGTCGTGTTCCAGGGGAATCACGCCGGACATGGCGCGGCGGAACAGTTCGCGGTCGTCGTCGTCTTCCTGTCGGGTCATGGTATCCCCCGTCTCCGATGCGGCCAGCAGAATAAAGGCCCGGTTCCGTGGGCCTCGGAAATCCATTCCAGTATAGTAAGCGAATTGTGATTTTTCAGTTTTGATATGCATATCCTGGTTAGCAATGACGACGGCTATCAGGCACCGGGGTTGCGGTGCCTGGCGGAATCCCTGAAGGCGGTTGCCGAAGTCACCGTGGTGGCGCCGGACCGGGACCGCAGCGGCGCCAGCAATTCGCTGACCCTGGATCAGCCGTTGCGGGCCAAACTGCACGACGACGGTTTCATCAGTGTGAACGGCACGCCGACCGACTGCGTGCACCTGGCCATTACCGGCCTGCTGGAAACCGAGCCCGATATGGTGATCTCGGGTATCAACAGCGGCGCCAACCTGGGGGACGACGTGATTTATTCCGGTACCGTGGCCGCGGCCATGGAGGGGCGCTTTCTGGGGCTGCCGGCGATCGCCGTCTCGCAGCTGGGCCCGGATCCGCAGTATTTCGAAACGGCGGCCAGGGCCGTGCTGGAGGTCCTGGAGCGGATGCGTTCGCGCCCGCTGCCGGCGAACACGATTCTGAACATCAACGTGCCCGATCGGCCGTGGGACGCGGTCTCCGGGATTCAGGCCACGCGCCTCGGCCATCGTCACAAGTCCGAACCGGTGGTCGGCGGGCGCGATCCGCGCGGACGCCCCATTTACTGGGTGGGAACCGCCGGGCCGGAGCAGGACGCCGGAGAAGGCACCGATTTCGGCGCCATCAACGCGGGCTTCATTTCTATAACGCCGTTGCAGGTGGACCTGACCTTGCACGACCGGGTCGCGC
It encodes the following:
- a CDS encoding cytochrome ubiquinol oxidase subunit I; this translates as MIVPTDTVVELSRWQFAATALYHFLFVPLTLGLSFILAAMETVYVTTGKQIYKDMTQFWGKLFAINFALGVATGLTMEFEFGTNWSFYSHYVGDIFGAPLAVEGLMAFFMESTFVGLMLFGWDRMSKSAHLAVTFLVALGSNLSALWILIANGFMQDPQGAFFNPVTQRMELSSFFDLMFSHDAQSKFVHTSIAGYVTASVFVVAISAWYLSKRRHVELARRSLRMGALFGVFSVIGVITLGDALGFVAGSAQPTKLAAMEGMWQTEKAPAPLKLIAFPSDKEQRNVGPLIEIPGLAGILITHSLDKELPGIKELEAQAAERIQNGIPALTALKQLQEDPNSAQAKAQFDAHKQDLGYAMLLMRYAPDVTQATQAQIEKAARDAIPPVWAVFWSFRLMVAFAFLMLIYLVAMATYSLRGQCMMQNFMLKISPWMIPVPFLAAEFGWLTAELGRQPWTVYEKLPTWISASTHSEGYMIFSLTGFTLLYATFIAVEMYLMVKNIRKGPEPHDHAPSGGGAAQPVFARPVMKSNEE
- a CDS encoding Smr/MutS family protein, which encodes MTRQEDDDDRELFRRAMSGVIPLEHDLAPADDRPRPAPVPEMRRRDDQQVLVDMMSDGYEELDIQPGDELHFCRPGIQHSVYRKLRQGQFRLEAELDLHGLTADEARRILVEFLLDARAQRLRHVRIIHGKGLRSDQRGPVLKARVNKWLRQREDVLAFTSARPVDGGTGAVYVLLKRS
- the surE gene encoding 5'/3'-nucleotidase SurE — translated: MHILVSNDDGYQAPGLRCLAESLKAVAEVTVVAPDRDRSGASNSLTLDQPLRAKLHDDGFISVNGTPTDCVHLAITGLLETEPDMVISGINSGANLGDDVIYSGTVAAAMEGRFLGLPAIAVSQLGPDPQYFETAARAVLEVLERMRSRPLPANTILNINVPDRPWDAVSGIQATRLGHRHKSEPVVGGRDPRGRPIYWVGTAGPEQDAGEGTDFGAINAGFISITPLQVDLTLHDRVAPLADWLSGEDA